The Candidatus Dependentiae bacterium genomic interval GCTTCTTGATGAAAAGAGAATAATTCAAGCTCTTTACCTAATTTTCTGTGATCGTATTTTTGAGCTTCTTCTATTTGAGTTAAATAGTCTTTCAAATCTTTTTCAGTTTCAAAAGCAATACCATAAATTCTTTGTAATGCAGTATTTTTCTTGTCAGCTCGCCAGTATGATCCGGCAACGCTTGTAAGCTTGAAATATTTTAACTGACCGGTAGATTCAACGTGTCCACCTTTGCAAAGATCACAAAAATTTCCCTGGCAATAAATTCCGACAGTTTTATCTGTAATTCCATCAATTAATTCTTTTTTGAATTCATTTCCGGCAAAAAATTTATATGCTTCGTCTTTAGCGACTTGTTTACCTTCAATTTTATAATTTTTTTCTGAAAGTTCATGCATTTTTGCTTCTATTTCAGGCAAATCATCTTCAGTAAAAGTTCTCGGTGGTAAAAAGTCGTAAAAGAAACCTGTTTCTGTTGTAGGGCCAATAGTCAATTTAGTACCAGGAAATAGTTCCAACACTGCTTGAGCCAATAAATGAGCTGCAGAGTGTCTGATATTATCCAGCTTTTCATTTTTTTTCATAAATGCTCCCTACAAACAAAAAAATAAATTAAAACTTAACGTGTACTCCGAATGATACATCTTAATTTCAAAATTGAAAAGCAAAAAATCATTCAAGTCGTCAACATTACGTTTTTTGTCGATATTTACGTTTTTTTAGCTGATTTTTATCATCAATTTTAATATTTTCTTTCGTTCTTTTTTTTCGTAAATAAATTTTTTCATCTAAAGCACCATATTTTTTCAAAATATTTTCAATTTCTTTAAATCCTTTTTTTCGAGCATAGCTTAATGCTGTAAAACCTTGTTTGTTTTTTTTGTCCAAATCCAAACTACATTTTGTGGAATATAATTCTGTTTTTTCTATTAAATAGATAATAAGATCAATATTTCCGTGAAGTGTTGCAAAAATTAATGCATTATTACCGTCAAGATCAAATTCATCCAAATCCATTATTTTATTAACACACTTTTCACGGTAATTCACTAATAATTTAAAAATATCGGCATTGTTAAACATTGCAGCATAAAGAAGTGCTGTTCTGCCTGAAAAACTCTGTTTATAAGAGTCTGCACCAATCTTAATTAAATTTTTAACAACATCAAATCGTCCAAATATGGCTGCAACCATCAACGGTGTATGCCCATAGCCATCTTTTGCATCAATTTTAGGAATTGGAGGCCCTAATCTTAAAATACGATTATTCAAAAAGTTATAATTATCCGTTTCTGAAAACAAAAAAAAATTTGGTTTAAAATAAATTGGATGTTTTTCGTCAATAGCTACTTTATATTTAAAATCTTTTTCTTCACACCAAAAATCGTTTATATTTTTTTTATATGCATGATTATACATTTTAATGATATCATCACGACCATTTGCCGCAGCCCAGGTAAAATATGTTATTTTCTTTTCACTCAAAAGCCCACAAATTTTTTGTTCATAATCAAAAGCCGATTCAGCTTCACCTCTTTCAGGAATTTCAAATATATAATTATCTTTATATCGATCCA includes:
- a CDS encoding threonine--tRNA ligase, yielding MKKNEKLDNIRHSAAHLLAQAVLELFPGTKLTIGPTTETGFFYDFLPPRTFTEDDLPEIEAKMHELSEKNYKIEGKQVAKDEAYKFFAGNEFKKELIDGITDKTVGIYCQGNFCDLCKGGHVESTGQLKYFKLTSVAGSYWRADKKNTALQRIYGIAFETEKDLKDYLTQIEEAQKYDHRKLGKELELFSFHQEAPGSAFFLDKGLKVFNKLVDYMRFMLKRDYQEIRTPMILNESLWHTSGHYEN
- a CDS encoding ankyrin repeat domain-containing protein, encoding MNFFKKIIFGVLSLSFYANLSFAIMDRYKDNYIFEIPERGEAESAFDYEQKICGLLSEKKITYFTWAAANGRDDIIKMYNHAYKKNINDFWCEEKDFKYKVAIDEKHPIYFKPNFFLFSETDNYNFLNNRILRLGPPIPKIDAKDGYGHTPLMVAAIFGRFDVVKNLIKIGADSYKQSFSGRTALLYAAMFNNADIFKLLVNYREKCVNKIMDLDEFDLDGNNALIFATLHGNIDLIIYLIEKTELYSTKCSLDLDKKNKQGFTALSYARKKGFKEIENILKKYGALDEKIYLRKKRTKENIKIDDKNQLKKRKYRQKT